The genomic interval ATGGGTGTCGTGAAGCTCAACATCGCCTTCACCGCCGTCTACAACCTCGTCGGCCTCTCCCTGGCGGCGTTGGGGTACCTCCCGCCCATCTTCGCCGCCGCCGTGCAGTCGCTGCCGGACCTGGGCATCCTGGCCAACTCCTCCCGCCTGCTGCGCCAGGGGTGAGCCCGGGGATTCCGTCTGAGCCTTCCGGCGGGCGGGCAGGTCATCCGGTGATGCGGCGCCGTCGGTCCCTCGCCGGTCTGCTCCTCGCCGCCATCATCGCGGTGGGGACCGGCACCGGCCGGGCGGAGTTGACCATCCGGCTGCTCGCCGTGACCTCGCCGGTCCGACGCGGGGACCCCGCCCGCGTGGAGATTCTGACCACCCCCGCCGCGGTGTGCGACATCGGGGTCGTCTACCGCTCCGGTCCCAGCCGCGCGCCCCAGCTCCGTCCGCGGCGGGCGGACGGAGCTGGACGCGTCGTGTGGCTCTGGCGCGTCGGCCGTCAGGCTGCGCCCGGCCGGGCCGTGGTCACCATCGAGTGCCTGCTGGGCGAGCAGATCACGTCGCTCCGTACCGAGTTCACCGTCCGCTAACCCTGGGAGCGCCTTGCCGGGCTCTCTTTGCCCACAGGGGCGGTCCGCGTCTTCGGAGAAGGCATAGATGATGAGCGCGCGGATCATCGACGGCAAGGCGCTGGCCGCCCGCATCGAGCAGGAGGTGGGGCGAGACGCCGCAGCGCTGACCCGGAGGTACGGGGTGGCGCCGGCCCTGGCCGCGGTGCTGGTGGGAGACGACCCCGCCTCCGCCCTGTACGTGCGATTGAAGGCCCAGGCCTGCGGCCGCGCCGGTCTGCGCTCCGAGACCTTCCACCTGCCGGCGACGACCGGCGAGGAGGAGCTCCTCGCCCTGATTGACGACCTCAACGCGCGCAGCGACATCCACGGCATCCTGCCCCAGCAGCCGATGCCCCCCCAGATCAACCCGCGCACGGTCTTCGAGCGGATCGATCCGCGCAAGGACGTGGACGGGCTCGGCCCGGAGAACATGGCCGCGCTGTTCATCGGTCGGCCCCGGCTGTTGCCCTGCACCCCCGCCGGGATCATGGCCTTGCTGCAGGAAGCGGGGGTGGAGCCGGCGGGGAAGGATGCGGTCGTCGTCGGCCGCAGCGTCATCGTCGGCCGCCCGACGGCGGCGCTGCTGCTCAACGCCCACGCCACCGTGACCTGGTGTCACACGAAGACCCCGGACCTGGCCGCGCATACCCGGCGGGCGGACATTCTGGTCGTGGCCGCGGGGCGGCCCCGGCTGGTCACGGGGGAGATGATCAAACCGGGCGCGGTGGTGATCGATGTCGGCGTCAACCGTCAAAACGGCAAGGTGGTGGGCGACGTGGACTTCGCCTCCGCCTCCCAGGTCGCCGCCGCCATCACCCCGGTGCCCGGCGGGGTGGGGCCGATGACGATCGCCATGCTGCTGCGCAATACCGTGCTGGCGGCCGAGCAACAGCTGCGGGCCCTGCACACGGTGTAATCTCCCGGTGCCGCTCCAGGACGCCCTGGCCTATATCGAAGGGCTGCTCACCCGCCGCCGACCGGCTTCGGCCGGCGACGAGCGCATCAAGCTGCGACGCACCGGCGCCCTCCTGGAGCGCCTCGGGAACCCGCATCACCTGCCGACGGTCCTGGTCGCGGGGACCAAGGGGAAGGGGTCCACGGCGGCGATGATGGCCGCCATCCTGCAGGCGGCCGGGTATCGCATCGGGCTGTACACCAAGCCCCACCTGGTGGACTACCGGGAACGGTTCCGGGTCGACGGGCAGTTGATCACGCCCGAGGAACTGTGCGACGGGGTGGAGGCCATCACGCCCCACGTAGAAGCGATGGCCGCCGGAGCCGACGGGCCGCCCACCTACTTCGAGGCATCCGTGGCCATGGCGTTCTGGTACTTCCGCCGCCGCGGCGTCGACCTGGCCATCGTCGAGGTCGGCCTGGGCGGCCGGCTGGACGCCACGAACGTGGCCGACCCGCTGCTCTCGGTGATCACGCCGGTGAGTTTCGACCACATGGATGTGCTGGGGACGACCCTGTCCTCCATCGCCCGGGAGAAGGCCGGCATCATCCGTCCCCGCGGCACCGTGGTCAGCGCCGCCCAGGCGCCCGAGGCGCTGGCCGCGATCATCGACGTCTGCGCGCGCCAGGAGGCGGAGCTCATTGCCGCCCCCGCCCTCGTCCGCATCGAGCCCGGGGTGGCCACCCTCCACGATCAGACGGTCACCGTACGCAGCCGACGGCGGTCCTACGGCGCGGTGCGCCTGCCGCTGGTCGGCGCGCACCAGCAGGTCAACGCGGCGACGGCGGTGGCGGCGATCGAAACCCTGGCCGGGGAAGGCTATCCGCGGGGACCGCAGTCCGTCGCCGAGGGGCTGGCCGCGCTGCGCTGGCCGGCGCGCATCGAGGTCGTCCACGAGCGGCCGTACATCGTGGTGGACGTGGCGCACAATCCCGCCTCGCTGGCCGCGCTGCGCCAGACCCTGGAGTCGCTGTTCGCGGGTCGGCGCATCATCCTCGTCTTCGGCATGATCGCCACCCACGACCACCGCGCCAGCACCAGCCTGATCGCCCCGCTGGCCGCGGCCGCAATCGTGACCACGCCGCTCCACGCCAAGCCCCTGGCGGCCGGCGTCCTGGCCGAGGAGGTCCGGCGGTATGTGGCGCACGTGGAGGTGGTCGAAGACCGCCGTGCCGCCCTGGACCGGGCCCTGGACCTCGCCGGGGCCGAGGATGTGATCGTGGTCACCGGATCGTTCTTCCTCGTCGGGGAGGCGCGCGAAGCCCTGCACAGGAACGGTCGCTGGGGGACACGAATCCAGGCATGATCCGCCAACGTCCATGTGGGTAGACGTCATCGTCGAGGATATCCTCGCCTCGCGTCCGTCGGACCGCTACGTGGTGAACGATGCCAAGAGTCCCTCGGGGCCCATCCACGTCGGGTCGCTGCGGGGGGTGGTGCTGCACGACTGTGTGGCGCGCGGGTTGCGGGAGCGCGGCCGGGAGACCACCTTCCTCTACGGGTTCGACGACTACGATCCTCTGGATGCCCGTCCCGCTCTGGTGCCCGCGGAGTTCGACCGCTATCTGGGGATGCCGCTGTCCGAGATCCCA from Armatimonadota bacterium carries:
- the folD gene encoding bifunctional methylenetetrahydrofolate dehydrogenase/methenyltetrahydrofolate cyclohydrolase FolD, producing the protein MSARIIDGKALAARIEQEVGRDAAALTRRYGVAPALAAVLVGDDPASALYVRLKAQACGRAGLRSETFHLPATTGEEELLALIDDLNARSDIHGILPQQPMPPQINPRTVFERIDPRKDVDGLGPENMAALFIGRPRLLPCTPAGIMALLQEAGVEPAGKDAVVVGRSVIVGRPTAALLLNAHATVTWCHTKTPDLAAHTRRADILVVAAGRPRLVTGEMIKPGAVVIDVGVNRQNGKVVGDVDFASASQVAAAITPVPGGVGPMTIAMLLRNTVLAAEQQLRALHTV
- a CDS encoding folylpolyglutamate synthase/dihydrofolate synthase family protein — translated: MPLQDALAYIEGLLTRRRPASAGDERIKLRRTGALLERLGNPHHLPTVLVAGTKGKGSTAAMMAAILQAAGYRIGLYTKPHLVDYRERFRVDGQLITPEELCDGVEAITPHVEAMAAGADGPPTYFEASVAMAFWYFRRRGVDLAIVEVGLGGRLDATNVADPLLSVITPVSFDHMDVLGTTLSSIAREKAGIIRPRGTVVSAAQAPEALAAIIDVCARQEAELIAAPALVRIEPGVATLHDQTVTVRSRRRSYGAVRLPLVGAHQQVNAATAVAAIETLAGEGYPRGPQSVAEGLAALRWPARIEVVHERPYIVVDVAHNPASLAALRQTLESLFAGRRIILVFGMIATHDHRASTSLIAPLAAAAIVTTPLHAKPLAAGVLAEEVRRYVAHVEVVEDRRAALDRALDLAGAEDVIVVTGSFFLVGEAREALHRNGRWGTRIQA